In a single window of the Bradyrhizobium sp. ORS 285 genome:
- a CDS encoding MBL fold metallo-hydrolase, whose translation MALEIKVLDYGDIELESSFLVLGRDCGRTRRVLTLGFLILGGPYPVVVDTGYRSNQIMETLGMRGLQYHENMIENQLARHGVRMGDVRYVCHTHLHIDHAGKDDLFPMNTTVVLNRRELEYSVSGLMHPQYPAPDIKHLIDRLHTKSALRFLDLELTGAVELMPGVYCEAANAHTEGSMNIHVHTADGIATICGDVIYDFNDQIVTPFNEIQDAEPRTTGNHGTSKRAEKAAIKKLLSSSRYLLPIHDRPAKIEGGMVVGRLHDQVPGPLVQSLPQRHWFPA comes from the coding sequence ATGGCGCTGGAAATCAAGGTTCTCGACTATGGTGATATCGAGCTGGAATCGAGCTTCCTCGTGCTCGGGCGCGACTGCGGCCGTACCCGCCGGGTGCTCACGCTCGGATTCCTGATCCTCGGCGGCCCGTATCCGGTCGTGGTCGACACCGGCTATCGCTCCAACCAGATCATGGAGACGCTGGGCATGCGCGGGCTGCAGTATCATGAGAACATGATCGAGAACCAGCTCGCGCGGCACGGAGTGCGCATGGGCGACGTCCGCTACGTCTGCCACACCCATCTGCACATCGATCATGCCGGCAAGGACGATCTGTTCCCGATGAACACGACGGTGGTGCTGAACCGGCGCGAGCTGGAATATTCGGTGTCCGGATTGATGCATCCGCAATACCCGGCGCCCGACATCAAGCACCTGATCGACCGCCTGCACACCAAGAGCGCGCTGCGCTTTCTGGATCTTGAGCTCACCGGCGCGGTCGAGCTGATGCCGGGGGTGTATTGCGAGGCGGCCAACGCCCATACCGAGGGCTCGATGAACATCCACGTCCACACCGCCGACGGCATCGCCACGATCTGCGGCGACGTCATCTACGACTTCAACGACCAGATCGTGACGCCGTTCAACGAGATCCAGGACGCCGAGCCGCGTACGACCGGCAACCACGGCACCAGCAAGCGCGCCGAGAAGGCGGCGATCAAGAAGCTGCTGTCGAGCTCGCGCTATTTGCTGCCGATTCACGATCGCCCTGCCAAGATCGAGGGTGGCATGGTGGTAGGGCGGCTGCACGACCAGGTGCCGGGCCCGCTGGTGCAGTCGCTGCCGCAGCGGCACTGGTTTCCGGCGTGA
- a CDS encoding isochorismatase family protein — MTHVTLRPEFETLIDPYAPVAQVATGFDFTEGPIWHPAEQFLLFSDMPADVRRRWDAKRGVVEMRRPSNKCNGMTYDAELNLIVCEHATSSLVRERPDGRREILASHYQNQELNSPNDVCVHSSGAIYFSDPWYGRMPVFGLERPRQLGFQGVYRVPLGGGAPLLLVERNLFDQPNGLCFSPDETLLYVNDTVQALIRVFDVGSDGSLSNGRVFASGIRSELEPGVPDGMKCDQRGHVWVTAPGGVWVYAPTGELLGKVRVPELVANLAWGGADFRTLYLTATHSVYAIATKVGPRHEPYMSARRTAGPTSAASSSTAPAAPQLAGDMQLDPRRCAMIIQDLQNDVIMDGGAFADSGAPGHAKQQRVVDNVRRLAEVARARGVVIIFVWFVVEPGAPGVTLNAPLFEGLVDSRAMVRGSWGAAPVAGLEPRSGDFVVEKMRMSAWEGTRLETILKATGRDVIINTGAWTNMSVEHTARTGADKGYFMVVPEDCCSTMNADWHNAAINFALQNVSVVTNADAVIKALG; from the coding sequence ATGACCCACGTTACCTTGCGCCCTGAGTTCGAGACCCTGATCGACCCCTACGCGCCGGTGGCGCAGGTCGCGACCGGCTTCGACTTCACGGAGGGGCCGATCTGGCATCCGGCCGAGCAGTTCCTGCTGTTCTCCGACATGCCTGCCGACGTCCGCCGCCGCTGGGACGCCAAGCGCGGCGTCGTCGAGATGCGGCGGCCGTCCAACAAATGCAACGGCATGACCTACGATGCCGAGCTCAACCTGATCGTCTGCGAGCACGCGACGTCGTCGCTGGTACGCGAGCGGCCCGACGGGCGGCGGGAGATCCTGGCGTCGCATTATCAGAACCAGGAGCTGAACAGTCCGAACGACGTCTGTGTGCATTCCAGCGGCGCGATCTATTTCTCCGACCCCTGGTACGGCCGCATGCCGGTCTTTGGCTTGGAGCGGCCGCGTCAGCTTGGCTTCCAGGGCGTCTACCGCGTGCCGCTGGGCGGCGGCGCGCCGCTTCTGCTGGTGGAGCGCAATCTGTTCGATCAGCCGAACGGGCTGTGCTTCTCGCCGGACGAGACGCTGCTCTATGTCAACGACACGGTGCAGGCGCTGATCCGGGTATTCGATGTCGGCAGCGATGGCAGCCTGTCGAACGGCCGCGTTTTCGCGAGCGGCATCCGCTCGGAGCTGGAGCCCGGCGTGCCCGACGGCATGAAATGCGACCAACGCGGCCATGTCTGGGTCACCGCGCCCGGCGGCGTCTGGGTCTATGCGCCCACCGGCGAACTTCTGGGCAAGGTGCGCGTGCCGGAGCTGGTCGCCAATCTCGCCTGGGGCGGCGCTGATTTCCGCACGCTCTATCTGACCGCCACGCATTCTGTCTATGCCATCGCGACCAAGGTCGGCCCGCGCCATGAACCTTACATGAGCGCGCGGCGGACGGCTGGACCCACATCGGCCGCGTCTTCTTCGACCGCGCCCGCGGCGCCGCAACTCGCCGGCGACATGCAGCTCGATCCGCGGCGCTGCGCGATGATCATCCAGGACCTGCAGAACGACGTCATCATGGATGGCGGCGCGTTCGCCGATTCCGGCGCGCCCGGGCATGCCAAGCAGCAGCGCGTGGTCGACAACGTGCGCCGGCTGGCCGAGGTCGCCCGCGCGCGCGGCGTCGTCATCATCTTCGTCTGGTTCGTCGTCGAGCCCGGCGCGCCCGGCGTGACCTTGAACGCGCCGCTGTTCGAAGGGCTGGTCGACAGCAGGGCGATGGTGCGCGGCAGTTGGGGCGCAGCGCCCGTCGCCGGCCTGGAGCCGCGCAGCGGGGACTTCGTCGTCGAGAAGATGCGGATGAGCGCGTGGGAGGGCACCAGGCTCGAGACCATCCTGAAGGCGACGGGGCGCGACGTCATCATCAATACGGGCGCGTGGACCAACATGTCCGTGGAGCACACCGCGCGCACCGGCGCCGACAAGGGCTACTTCATGGTGGTGCCGGAGGACTGCTGCTCGACGATGAACGCGGACTGGCACAATGCCGCGATCAACTTCGCCCTTCAGAACGTGTCCGTCGTCACCAATGCCGATGCGGTCATCAAGGCGCTGGGGTAG
- a CDS encoding FMN-dependent NADH-azoreductase, with product MPKLFHLVASPRADSGSSAGARVFLGRFRQVRPGFDIDEMNLWRENLPEFDGEILQAKYARMGGRAFTEGQRAAFAMAERMAVRLDLADRVVISTPMWNFGIPYKLKHWLDIINQPGLTFRFDPVSGYLPLLKDRPTLVILSSGGDFSTGMSRGRTDLATPYLREALRFMGLRDVTFVAIGPTSGPAEHTGAARERAHRRLLDMAARF from the coding sequence ATGCCCAAGCTGTTTCATCTCGTTGCCTCGCCGCGCGCGGACTCCGGGTCGAGCGCTGGCGCGCGCGTCTTCCTCGGCCGCTTCAGGCAGGTGCGGCCGGGCTTCGACATCGACGAGATGAATCTCTGGCGCGAGAATCTGCCGGAGTTCGACGGCGAGATCCTGCAGGCGAAGTATGCGCGCATGGGCGGGCGCGCCTTCACCGAGGGCCAGCGCGCAGCATTCGCCATGGCAGAGCGCATGGCGGTGCGGCTCGATCTCGCTGACCGCGTCGTGATCTCGACGCCGATGTGGAATTTCGGCATCCCCTACAAGCTCAAGCACTGGCTCGACATCATCAACCAGCCCGGGCTCACCTTCCGCTTCGATCCCGTCAGCGGCTATCTCCCGCTGTTGAAGGACCGCCCGACGCTGGTGATCCTTTCGAGCGGCGGCGATTTCTCGACCGGCATGAGCCGCGGCCGGACGGATCTGGCGACGCCCTATCTGCGCGAGGCGCTGCGCTTCATGGGTCTGCGCGACGTCACCTTCGTCGCGATCGGGCCGACCAGCGGGCCGGCGGAGCACACCGGCGCGGCGCGCGAGCGCGCCCACCGCCGTCTCCTGGACATGGCCGCGCGCTTCTGA
- a CDS encoding amidohydrolase family protein: MPTILFENAALLDPLQPDLSEGMHVLVEDGLIKEVSDRPLQGSAERRIDLKGKTLMPGLIDLHVHAIAVELNLAQQVQMPNVLVTLRSALILRGMLRRGFTTVRDAGGAGYALKQAVDTGITEGPRLFVSGRALSQTGGHGDMRPRTDFLSDNAPCPCCVRVGALARVADGVDGVRKAVREELQMGADQIKIMASGGVASPTDPVGAFGYSEDEIRAIVAEARGRGTYVLAHAYTAEAIARAVRCGVRTIEHGNLVDLPTARLMAEHGVYVIPTLVTYEALANEGAQYGLPPESVAKIADVRDAGLRSLEIYREAGVKMGYGSDLLGPSQRLQSDEFRIRAEVLGTREAIASATVIGAEVLGMEGKLGRIQPGAFADLLVVDGNPLRDISCLLGQGDRIPLVMKAGQVHSDRLNT, translated from the coding sequence ATGCCGACGATCCTGTTCGAGAATGCCGCTTTGCTCGATCCGCTGCAGCCCGACTTGAGCGAGGGCATGCATGTGCTGGTCGAGGACGGCCTGATCAAGGAGGTCTCGGACAGGCCGCTGCAGGGGAGCGCGGAGCGGAGGATCGATCTCAAGGGCAAGACGCTGATGCCCGGCCTGATCGATTTGCATGTGCATGCGATCGCGGTCGAGCTCAATCTGGCGCAGCAAGTGCAGATGCCGAACGTGCTGGTCACCCTGCGCTCGGCGCTGATCCTGCGTGGCATGCTGCGGCGGGGCTTCACCACCGTGCGCGATGCCGGCGGCGCCGGCTATGCGCTCAAGCAGGCGGTCGACACCGGGATCACCGAGGGCCCGCGGCTGTTCGTCTCCGGCCGCGCACTGAGCCAGACCGGCGGCCATGGCGACATGCGCCCGCGCACCGATTTCCTCTCCGACAACGCGCCGTGTCCGTGCTGCGTCCGGGTCGGCGCGCTGGCGCGCGTCGCCGATGGCGTCGATGGCGTGCGCAAGGCGGTGCGTGAGGAGCTGCAGATGGGCGCCGACCAGATCAAGATCATGGCCTCGGGCGGGGTGGCGTCGCCGACCGATCCGGTCGGCGCGTTCGGCTATTCCGAGGACGAGATCCGCGCCATCGTCGCCGAGGCGAGGGGACGCGGCACCTACGTGCTGGCGCATGCCTACACGGCCGAGGCGATCGCGCGCGCGGTGCGCTGCGGCGTTCGTACCATCGAGCACGGCAACCTCGTCGACCTGCCGACCGCGCGGCTGATGGCCGAGCACGGCGTCTACGTGATCCCGACGCTCGTCACCTACGAGGCGCTGGCCAATGAGGGCGCGCAATACGGCCTGCCGCCGGAGAGCGTCGCCAAGATCGCCGACGTGCGCGACGCGGGCTTGCGCTCGCTGGAGATCTATCGCGAAGCCGGCGTCAAGATGGGCTATGGCAGCGACCTCCTCGGTCCGTCGCAGCGCCTGCAGAGCGACGAATTCCGCATCCGCGCCGAGGTCCTCGGTACGCGCGAGGCGATCGCCAGCGCCACGGTGATTGGTGCCGAAGTGCTCGGCATGGAAGGCAAGCTCGGCCGCATCCAGCCCGGCGCGTTCGCCGATCTCCTCGTCGTCGACGGCAATCCGCTGCGCGACATCTCCTGCCTGCTCGGCCAGGGCGATCGCATTCCCCTGGTGATGAAGGCCGGCCAGGTCCACAGCGACAGGCTGAATACCTGA
- a CDS encoding ABC transporter ATP-binding protein, whose product MEVAMSQIAAETRQGHIDVRNFALSYETIDGAVEAVTDTQIHVAPGEFVSIVGPSGCGKSTLLNAVAGFLKPTSGVVTVDGQAVTGPSAERGMVFQQYSLFPWKTVRENVEFGLKMRGMPKFERARAARTLLGLAGLEAFENHYPERLSGGMKQRVGIVRALATGPKVLLLDEPFGALDAQTRIIMQQILTNMWQRLKISVLFVTHDIDEAIFLSDRVYCMTARPGSIKAEIQIPLERPRQQSMMMSSEFLALRRGLMSLIREESLKAMGGEITDLGMQGLGIELQGHSIADIL is encoded by the coding sequence ATGGAGGTCGCGATGAGCCAGATTGCCGCGGAGACGAGACAGGGCCATATCGACGTCCGCAACTTCGCCCTGAGCTACGAGACCATCGACGGCGCGGTCGAAGCCGTCACCGACACGCAGATCCATGTCGCCCCCGGTGAGTTCGTCTCGATCGTGGGCCCTTCGGGCTGCGGCAAGTCGACCCTGCTCAATGCCGTCGCCGGCTTCCTCAAGCCCACCAGCGGCGTCGTCACCGTCGACGGCCAGGCCGTCACCGGGCCGAGCGCCGAGCGCGGCATGGTGTTCCAGCAATATTCGCTGTTTCCCTGGAAGACCGTGCGCGAGAACGTCGAGTTCGGCTTGAAGATGCGCGGCATGCCCAAGTTCGAGCGCGCCCGCGCCGCGCGCACATTGCTCGGGCTCGCCGGTCTCGAAGCGTTCGAGAACCACTACCCCGAACGTCTCTCGGGCGGCATGAAGCAGCGCGTCGGCATCGTGCGCGCGCTCGCGACCGGCCCCAAGGTGCTGCTACTCGACGAGCCGTTTGGTGCACTCGACGCCCAGACCCGCATCATCATGCAGCAGATCCTCACGAACATGTGGCAGCGGCTGAAGATCTCGGTGCTGTTCGTGACCCACGACATCGACGAGGCGATCTTCCTGTCCGACCGCGTCTACTGCATGACCGCGCGCCCCGGCTCGATCAAGGCCGAGATCCAGATCCCGCTGGAGCGGCCGCGCCAGCAATCGATGATGATGTCGTCGGAATTCCTGGCGTTGCGCCGCGGGCTGATGTCGCTGATCCGCGAGGAGAGCCTGAAAGCGATGGGCGGCGAGATCACCGACCTGGGCATGCAGGGCCTGGGCATCGAGTTGCAGGGCCATTCGATCGCAGACATTCTCTGA